The Anaeromyxobacter sp. Fw109-5 genomic interval GCCCTCTCGAGCGCGCGGACGCCGGACGAGGTGGCGGAGGTCACGCTCGGCCGCGGGGTCTGGGCCCTCGGCGGCGCGCGCGGTCTCCTCCTCGTTCCAGGGGCGGGGGGTGGAATGGACGTGCTCCCTTCGCCGGGCGCGGCGGACGCGTTCGCGAGCGCGGCCGCGCGGCTCCCCGGTCCCGGTCCGGTGCGCGACGCCTTCCACCACGGCGCGCCGGTGTTCCTCCCGGACCGGGCCGCCATCGCGGCGCGCTACCCGGGCCTGGACGGGCTCGCGGGCGCCGCGCTCGTCGCCCTGCCGCTGCCGTCGCAGGGGCTCCCGCTCGGCGTGCTCCTCGTCGGCTACGACGCGCCCCGCGCGTTCCCGGAGCCGGACCGCGCCCTCGCGTTCTCGCTCGCGTTCCACTGCGCGCAGGCGCTCGACCGCGCTCGCCTGTTCGTGGCGGAGCGGCTCGCGCGCGCCGAGGCGGTGGCGGCGCAGCGCCGGCTCGCGTTCCTCGACGAGGTCTCGGCCCACCTGGCGGCGACGCTGGAGGAGGACGAGATGCTCGCGGGCCTGGTGAGGCTCGCCGTCCCCGCCCTCGGAGACTGGGCGGGGGTCCTCGCGCTGGGCGACGAGGGGCTCGAGGTGGCGGCGCGGCTCGGACCGGACGCGGTCGGCGCGCCGGTGGAGGCGCTCGTCCGTGGATTGGCGCTCGAGCGGCTCCTCGCGGCGGGGGACGCCGCGCGGGCGGAGACCGTCGAGGAGTTCTCGGCCCCTGGCGATGCCGCGGGGGGGCCGGCGCCGCGCGCCGCGGTCCTCGCGCCCCTCGTCGCCGCCGGCGGGGTGATCGGGGTCCTCGCGGTCGCCAGCGCGGATCCGGCGCGGCGCTACGGGGCCGGGGATCGCGTGCTGGTCGCGGACGTCGCGCGCCGCACGGCGCTGGCGGTGGCCCACGTGCGCCTGCTGCGCGACGCGCGGGTCGCGGCCCGCGCGCGCGAGGAGTTCCTCCAGGTCGCGTCGCACGAGCTGCGCGGGCCGCTCGGGACGCTCCGGCTCGGGGTCCAGCTGCTGCTGCGCGAGGGCGGCTCGAAGCCGCCGGAGGCGCGCCTGCGGATGATCGAGCGCCAGGCGGATCGGCTGGTGCGGCTCGCGGACACCCTCCTCGACGTGTCGCGCATCACGGCGGGCCGCTTCGCCCTCGCGCGCGAGGACGGCGACCTCGCGGCGCTGGTCCGCGACGTCGTCGCCCGGTACGCGGAGGAGGCGAGCGACGCGCGCTGCGCGCTGACCTGCGAGGCGCCTGGCCCGCTCCGCGGCTCCTACGACGCGTCGCGCCTCGAGCAGGTGCTGTCGAACCTGGTCTCGAACGCGCTCAAGTACGGCCGCGGTCGCCCGGTCCGCGTGGCGCTCTCCTCCGCCGACGGCGTGGCGCGGCTCAGCGTGGCGGATCGCGGGATCGGCATCGCTCCCGCCGACCAGGCGCGCATCTTCGGGCGGTTCGAGCGCGCGGTGTCGGGGCGCCACTACTCCGGCCTCGGCCTCGGCCTCTGGATCGTCCGGCAGATCGTCGCCGCGCACGGCGGCCGCATCGGCGTGGAGAGCACGCTGGGCGAGGGCGCCACCTTCACGGTCGACCTCCCGCTCTCGCCCAGCGCCTGAGAGGGCGTCCAGAGCTCCCCTCCCGCCTCCTTCCCCGGCCACCTGGACCGCCCGGCCCCGCGCGTGGCACAGTGCGCGGCGCGCGCGCTAGGGAGCGCCGCTGCTTCATGCATCCGATCGTCGGGCTGCCCGCCGCCCTGCTCCGCGGGCTCTTCCTCGCCGCCGCCGCGCCGGCGCTCGGCCTCCTGCGCGGCGCGCCGCCTCCGCTGGGAGGGGGCCGCGCCGCGGGCCCGGCGAGTCGGGTCCGGGCCTCGCTGCGCGCCTCGTCCACCGAGGGCGTGTTCGCGGAGCTGGTCGCCGCGACGGCCGGCCCCACGGTGCTCACCGGATGGGCGCTCCACCTCGGCGCGACGCCGCTCGAGGTCGGGTTCATCGCGGCCCTGCCGCAGCTCGCCCAGGCGGTGCAGCTCCCGGCGGCCTGGACGACGGCGACGTTCGGCCGCCGCCGCGTGGCGGTGGCGGCGGTGACGCTGTCGCGTCAGGCGCTCCTACCGCTCGCCGTGCTCCCGCTGCTGCCCGTCTCCGCGGCCGCGGCGCGGGCGATCCTGCTCGGCGTCGCGGCGCTGTCCGCGGTGCTCGCGGTGGTCGGCAACAACGCGTGGAGCGCGTGGATGGGCGAGCTCGTCCCCTCGCGGCTCCGCGGCCGCTACTTCGGGCGCAGGACCGCGATCTGCGCCGCCTGCGGCACGGCCGCGGGGCTCGGGGTGGCGCGGCTGCTCGACGCAGCCTCGTCGCGTGCCGCCGCGTCCCTGGCCCTCGGCGGCCTCGCGCTCGCCGCGAGCGGCTTCGGCGCCGTCACGACCCTGCTCATGCTGCGCCAGCACGAGCCGCCCGCGCCCGCGCCGGCGCCGCCGTCGCTCGCGGACGCGGTGCGGCCGCTGCGCGATCGCGACGCGCGCGCCGTGCTGGCGTATCAGGTGGCGTGGAACGCCTCCGTGGGGCTCGCCGGCGGGTACTTCACCTTCCACCTCCTCCACAACCTGCGGGCCGGGTTCACCCTCGTCGCGGCGCACGCCGCCATCTCGGCGGCCGCGCGGGTCCTGTCGGCGCCGATGTGGGGACGCGTGCTGGACCGCGCGGGGGCTCGCCCGGTGCTGGCGGCCTGCTCGTTCGCAGCCGCGGGGCTCCCGCTGCTGTGGCTCGCGACGTCGCCCGGCGTGCTCTGGCCCATCGCCATCGACGCTGCCCTCGGCGGGATCGCGTGGGGCGGGCACGCGCTCGCGACGTTCGCGCTCCCCCTCGAGATCGGCGCCCGCCGCGACCGGCCCTTCCAGCTCGCCGTGTTCTCCATGGCGGGCGGGGTGGCCTACGCCGCCGCGGCCGCCGTCGGGGGCGCCGCGGTCGCGGCGCTGCCCGCGCAGCTCGCCGCCCTGGGACGCGCCGGCGGCCACGGGCTCGAGCTGCTGTTCGTGGTCTCCGCCGGAGGTCGGCTCGCGAGCGCCTTCCTCGCGCTGCGGACGGATCCGCGCGGCACCGTCTCGCTCGCAGAGGTGCAGCGCGCGGCGACCGGCGCGGCGCGCGGCGCGCTCGCGTACGTGCGCATCCTGCGGCGGTGAACAGTCGCGCCCCTCGACTTCGCGCCCGCTGCGCGGCCGCTACGCCCGGGGTGAGCGGACGTCCCGGGACCCGCCGGGCAAGTACGTGAGCGCGGGTGCAGCCGCAGCCGGAAAGCGAGTCCCCGCACCAGGGTTCACTGCGGGAGGGGAAAGCCCTCATCATCCATCACAAGTCGGCGACGGCTCTGCCCGGAAACGGCCGTATCCGCCAGGCGGGCGGTCCCGAGGCTGGCTCGAGACGAGGGGGACCGGCCGAAGCGCTACCGAGGACCGGAACCGTCGCCGCGCGATCGGCTAACAAGAAACCCGAGGGCGAGACGCGGCACGGGCGTGCTTGGAGGAGCGGAACTCCGAGGAGCCAGGCCATTTCACTGCACGTGAGCCAGGGCGCTTCCGGCCATGGCCAGAGCAACCCATTTGCCCGACGGTAACCGTTGACACGGTTGTCTCGCAGCTCGCTTTCCGCGGCGCGAGCAGCCCGAGAACGCGTGCCTCGCAGCGTTCGCGGGCCACCCGGGGGCGCCGGAGCTGCGCGGGAGGGGGCGCGGCACCCCTGGTCATCGGTCGCGCCTCGCGCCGTTCTCGTGCGCCTGGGGACGACCGAAAATTGCGTGAGACACTGCGTGCATGTCCACCGCACGTGAGCTCACGAACCACCTCGTGCGCCTGCTCCGCGAGGAGCAGGGCGCGATGGCCGACTTCCTCCTCGCCCTCGCCGACTTCGATCGGAAGAAGCTGTGGCGCGAGCTCGGCCATACCTCGCTCTTCTACTACCTCCACCGCGAGCTCAGGCTCTCGAAGGGCGCCGCCCAGAACCGCGAGACCGCGGCCGAGCTCATCCAGGCGTTCCCCGAAGTGGAGGCGGCGCTGCGCGCGGGCGAGCTCTGTTTATCCACCGTGAACGAGCTCGCGAAGGTGCTCACCCCCGAGAACCGCGCGGAGGTGCTGCCCCTTCTTCGGCCTCTCGCGCCGCGAGGCGGAGGCGGTCGCCGTGTCTCTCCGGCCGGCCGAGGCGGTGCCCACCCGCGACGTCATCACCGCGTTCCGGCCGGCCGCCATCGTAGCGGCCACGGTCCAGGCCGCGCTCCTGGCACCCTCACCCGAGTCGCCGGCGCTTCGAGTTCACCCGGTGTCCAGCCGGAGACACAGAGCAGGGGGTGGGGCCCCAGCGGCTCTGCCGCTGGGGCGGGGGGCGCAGCCCCCCGTCAAAAAGGATGCAACCCGAGCCGCTCCACCGGGACGACGTGCTCGCTGCGCAGCCAGGCCGCGGTGTCGAGCCGAAGGGCGTCCTCGTGCGTGCCGCCGCGGACGACGATCCACGGCTCGTGGGCGAGCGCATCGTCCACGAAGATGGGCAGGCCGAACAGCCCGAGCGGCGGCTCCGCGCCGACCTCGCACGGGGGGAAGCGGCCCTGGAACGAGGGCTCCGGCGCGAGCGCGGCCCGCTCGGCCCCGGTGACGCGTCGCAGGGCCTCGAGGTCCACACGCTGCGTCGCGGAGACGACCGCGAGCGCGAGGCGGCCGTCGAGGTCCACCACGACCGGCTTCGCGATCCGCTCGCCGGAGACGTGCTCAGCGGCGGCGAGCCGCTGGGCCGGGACGGCGCGCACGTGCACGGTGTGCTCGTAGGCGAGGTGGTGCTGCTTGAGGTAGCGGTCGATGGGTTCCGGGATCACGGCGACCTCCTCTGCATGGCGCGGGCGTGGAACGGCAGATCTGTAATCGCGCGCCGGCCCCGATCGACGGGGAGGTTCGGCGCGGTGGGGCGGGCCCTGCCGGGCGAGCCCTCGTCCCGGACGCCCTCTCCCGGGGCCCTTGCTTCCTGCCTCGCGGGGACGAATGGTTCGCGTGGCGGTCGTCGCGAGCGCAAACAAGGGCGCCGACGGCACGGCGGCCGCTCCCTCTCATGCCAAACTCCGCCGCGGCTCCCCTACTGGAGCGCCGTCAGACTCCTCAGCTCGCCCGCGCGGCCCACGATCTCGTGCGGGCCTCCCTCGGCGACCTGCGCGGAGCCGAGGTCCTCGTCGCCTCGGACGACTCCGGCGCGCTCGCGGCCACGCTCGAGCGTGACGGCGCGCGGGTGACGCCCGTCACCCTGGGCCGGGACGGGCTCTCGCATCCCGACACCTGGCGCGCGATCGACCTGCCGACCTGGTCGTTCGACGCCGTCGTCGCGGAGGGGCTCCTCTCCGGAGCCCCGGACCCCGAGGCGCTGCTCTACCGGCTCCGCGCCTGGGTGCGGCCGGAGGCGCCGTTCGCCTTCACGGAGCCGCTCGCCCCGGCGGCGTGGGACGCTCGGACCAGTCCGCCCCGGCGCGCGCTCGGCGCGCGCGAGCTCGAGCTCCTCCGCAGGCACCTCCCTGGGCTGCGCGTCACGCGGCTCCCGGCGGCCCCCTCGGCGCGCCCGGCGTCGGCGTGGGCCGACGTGCTCCGCACCGCCGTCGAGAGCGCGGCCACGTGGCTGCCGGGCCTGGATCGCGACGTGCGCATCGCCGTGCTGTCGGGGCGGCTCCCGCCCTGACGGTGAGGGGCCCACGGATCGAGATTCGTTCCGCGACCCTGGGGCCCCCGAAGGACTTCGCTCTCGGTGACGTTCGTCAAGGCCGGGGCGGCGATCCGTGACCACCTTGCGCCGCGATGGCGATCCTCGCCCACGATCTCGACGCGACGGAGGGGCTCGGCGGGCCGCGCCTCAGGGCGCTGCTGGACCTCGGCTTCCCCTGCAACCTCGCCTGCGGCGGGTGCGCGCGGGTCCACCGGCGGGGCCGCCCGAACCGCTCCTCCGCGCTCGCGGTCGCCGCGCGGCTCGCCGGGCTCGTGGGGGAGTCCGGCGCGGCCGCGACGTCGCTCGTCCTCTTCGGCGGCGAGCCGCTCCTCGACGCCGACGCCGTGGTCAGCTGCTCGGCGCTCGTGCGCGACGCGTGCGCGCGGGAGGGGTGCGGTTACGAGGCCACGGTGATGACCAACGCGACGCTCCTCGACGGCTACGTCGCCCGCCGCCTCTCGCGGGCGGGGGTGACGACGCTGCAGGTGACGGTTCCCGTCCGCGGCCGGGTCGCGCCGGAGGGCTCGCTCGACCGCCAGCGCTTCGCCCGGATGGTGCGCAGCATGCGCGAGGCGCGCGACGAGCTGGAGGTGCTCGTCCGGTTCGAGGTGAACGGCACCGACGACCTGCGCGAGGCGCTCTCGACGGTGCGCGCGCTCGAGCACGAGGGGCTGCTCTCCCCGCCGCGCCCCGCGGGGGTGCTGCTCGGGCCGCGCGCGAGCTACGCCGCGCAGGCGCGGGCGCTCTTCGTCGCGCGCCCGACGCGCGCGCCGTCGGCGCTCACTCGATGCCCATGATCCGGTAGGCGAGGCGGAACGCCTCCGCGCTCAGGCTCGTCTCCCAGAACCCGGTCGCCCGGGCGAGCCCCCAGAAGGCGAGCATCGTGGAGAGCGCCACGGCCGGCACGAGCCACGGCGAGAGCGACCGCGCCCCCTTCCGCGTGACGCCGAGGCAGTCGGGCGTCGTGCAGGCGGCGACGCACGACATGCAGCCCGTGCACTCCGACGAGATCACGCGCAGGCGCGCGTGCACCGGGATCTCGGCGGGACAGGCGCGCGTGCAGGCGCGGCAGTCGTTGCACGCCTCGGGATCGCGCCGGACGGAGAGCGGCGAGAGGAGGCTCGCCACGCCGAGGAGGGCGCCGTACGGGCAGAGATACCGGCACCAGAAGTGCTTCACGAGGAGCGAAAGCGCCACGAGCGCGCCCATCACGGCGAGCGCGGTCGTGGAGGGGTGCCGGAAGAAGAGGAGCATCTTCGCGTCGGCCGCCGCGTTGTAGGGCGAGCGGAGGAAGCCCTCGATCGCGTCGAGCGGCATCTGCGCGACGCTCCAGGCGAAGAAGCCGAGGAGCAGGTACTTGAGCGAGGCGAGCGGGAGGTCGAGCCACCGCGGCACCGCGGGCCAGCGCCGGCGCCACAGCGTGCGTCGCCCCACCCACTCCAGCGCGCGGGAGATCGTCCCGACCGGGCAGACCCAGGAGCAGAACGCCTTGCGCGCGAGGAGCGAGGTGGCGACCGCCGCGAGCAGGATGGCGAGGCCGGCGGGGTGGACCTCGTCCCAGTAGCGGGTGAGGAGGAACCGCTTCAGGCCGACGAGCGCGGCGATGGGGAGGAAGCCCTCGACCGCAGGCGGACGCGACGCGGTGAGCGGTCCGTCGCTCGTCGCCTGGGAGACGAAGCGGGCGAACTCCAGGCCGACGAGCGCCACGAAGGCCAGGTACGCGAGCTGGACGGCCCACCGCACGCGGGGGAGCAGCCGGTGCGGGTTCGACCACCGGGCGGTCGCAGGGACGGCTGGGGGGGCAGGGGAGGGCGAGGGCTCGATCGGCGAGGAGGCGGTCGGGGTGTTCATGCGCGGACGCGGTTTCCTGTCGGACAGGGGACCCGAAGCGGTCGCGTCGGTCGGACGGACCGTCCCCAACTTTTCCTTCGACGCTCCTCCAAGAGGGGCCGAGCGGGCATAGCCCCTTCCGAGCGGGGACGCGATGCGTAACATTGCGCGTCCCGAAAGATTCCTTACTTCACGGAGCGTTCATGGCGACGCAGACCTCCCACCTCCCCCGTATCCTCGACCGCCACGCCGACGGGCTCCTCGCAGACTGGATCCGCGAGCAGCGACAGGTGTCGTCCCGGACGGGCGCCATCAAGGAGGCGGAGCTGCGCGAGGAGTGCGGCGAGTTCCTGCGCCTGCTGCGCCAGGCGGTGGGGGACGGAAGCGCCGTGGACGTGAACGGCCCGGAGTTCGACCCGCTGCGCGAGCTCCTGGCGAACGTCTCCCGCACGCGCGGGACGCAGGGGTTCTCCCCCACGGAGACCGCCACCTTCGTGTTCTCCTTCAAGCGGCCGCTGTTCCAGCGCCTGCGCGAGGAGCTGGGGCGCGACACCGCCGCC includes:
- a CDS encoding MFS transporter, with translation MHPIVGLPAALLRGLFLAAAAPALGLLRGAPPPLGGGRAAGPASRVRASLRASSTEGVFAELVAATAGPTVLTGWALHLGATPLEVGFIAALPQLAQAVQLPAAWTTATFGRRRVAVAAVTLSRQALLPLAVLPLLPVSAAAARAILLGVAALSAVLAVVGNNAWSAWMGELVPSRLRGRYFGRRTAICAACGTAAGLGVARLLDAASSRAAASLALGGLALAASGFGAVTTLLMLRQHEPPAPAPAPPSLADAVRPLRDRDARAVLAYQVAWNASVGLAGGYFTFHLLHNLRAGFTLVAAHAAISAAARVLSAPMWGRVLDRAGARPVLAACSFAAAGLPLLWLATSPGVLWPIAIDAALGGIAWGGHALATFALPLEIGARRDRPFQLAVFSMAGGVAYAAAAAVGGAAVAALPAQLAALGRAGGHGLELLFVVSAGGRLASAFLALRTDPRGTVSLAEVQRAATGAARGALAYVRILRR
- a CDS encoding aminoacyl-tRNA deacylase encodes the protein MIPEPIDRYLKQHHLAYEHTVHVRAVPAQRLAAAEHVSGERIAKPVVVDLDGRLALAVVSATQRVDLEALRRVTGAERAALAPEPSFQGRFPPCEVGAEPPLGLFGLPIFVDDALAHEPWIVVRGGTHEDALRLDTAAWLRSEHVVPVERLGLHPF
- a CDS encoding ATP-binding protein; the encoded protein is MDSRDESTAASHAGGTDPCWEAERAARREAEASAARLARLQAVTAALSSARTPDEVAEVTLGRGVWALGGARGLLLVPGAGGGMDVLPSPGAADAFASAAARLPGPGPVRDAFHHGAPVFLPDRAAIAARYPGLDGLAGAALVALPLPSQGLPLGVLLVGYDAPRAFPEPDRALAFSLAFHCAQALDRARLFVAERLARAEAVAAQRRLAFLDEVSAHLAATLEEDEMLAGLVRLAVPALGDWAGVLALGDEGLEVAARLGPDAVGAPVEALVRGLALERLLAAGDAARAETVEEFSAPGDAAGGPAPRAAVLAPLVAAGGVIGVLAVASADPARRYGAGDRVLVADVARRTALAVAHVRLLRDARVAARAREEFLQVASHELRGPLGTLRLGVQLLLREGGSKPPEARLRMIERQADRLVRLADTLLDVSRITAGRFALAREDGDLAALVRDVVARYAEEASDARCALTCEAPGPLRGSYDASRLEQVLSNLVSNALKYGRGRPVRVALSSADGVARLSVADRGIGIAPADQARIFGRFERAVSGRHYSGLGLGLWIVRQIVAAHGGRIGVESTLGEGATFTVDLPLSPSA
- a CDS encoding radical SAM protein, whose product is MAILAHDLDATEGLGGPRLRALLDLGFPCNLACGGCARVHRRGRPNRSSALAVAARLAGLVGESGAAATSLVLFGGEPLLDADAVVSCSALVRDACAREGCGYEATVMTNATLLDGYVARRLSRAGVTTLQVTVPVRGRVAPEGSLDRQRFARMVRSMREARDELEVLVRFEVNGTDDLREALSTVRALEHEGLLSPPRPAGVLLGPRASYAAQARALFVARPTRAPSALTRCP
- a CDS encoding 4Fe-4S binding protein; translated protein: MNTPTASSPIEPSPSPAPPAVPATARWSNPHRLLPRVRWAVQLAYLAFVALVGLEFARFVSQATSDGPLTASRPPAVEGFLPIAALVGLKRFLLTRYWDEVHPAGLAILLAAVATSLLARKAFCSWVCPVGTISRALEWVGRRTLWRRRWPAVPRWLDLPLASLKYLLLGFFAWSVAQMPLDAIEGFLRSPYNAAADAKMLLFFRHPSTTALAVMGALVALSLLVKHFWCRYLCPYGALLGVASLLSPLSVRRDPEACNDCRACTRACPAEIPVHARLRVISSECTGCMSCVAACTTPDCLGVTRKGARSLSPWLVPAVALSTMLAFWGLARATGFWETSLSAEAFRLAYRIMGIE